The Patescibacteria group bacterium nucleotide sequence GCCAAGTTCTATTTCATCCAAGGTTATGAAACCTGGGCAATGCCAGCTGCCAAAGTCCATGCTACCTACAAACTGCCCATGACTAAAATTGTGATTGCTTCTTGGTTAAAAAGACTGATTTTAAAGAAAACCGGTGAAAGAGTTGAAGGTCCCATTACCAATGGTATTAATCTCAAACAATTCAAAAACCCCAAAAAGATCTATCATCAACCCCGCCGTCTCTTAATGGTCTATTCTCCCCTTAAAATCAAAGGTTTCAAAGATGGCCTCAAAGCCTACCACTTAGCCAAACAACAATATCCAGACCTTAAACTGATGATTCTTTCCGCTTATCCCAAAAACTCCCAAGTCCCCAATGAAGCGACTTTCTACCATAACCCTCCCCAATCCCAACTCAAAAGAATCTATTCAAACGCCGACATCTTTGTGTCTCCTTCCCATTCCGAAGGTTGCCAACTCCCGCCCATGGAAGCTGCGGCTTGT carries:
- a CDS encoding glycosyltransferase family 4 protein; this translates as AKFYFIQGYETWAMPAAKVHATYKLPMTKIVIASWLKRLILKKTGERVEGPITNGINLKQFKNPKKIYHQPRRLLMVYSPLKIKGFKDGLKAYHLAKQQYPDLKLMILSAYPKNSQVPNEATFYHNPPQSQLKRIYSNADIFVSPSHSEGCQLPPMEAAACQTAVVATRVGGIPDYTLPNQTALVVPPKNPKALARAILKLLKDEPLLKDISKAGYQHIKQYSWGKATRKLEKVFKENLSNGKI